One Desulfovibrio sp. genomic region harbors:
- a CDS encoding molybdopterin-dependent oxidoreductase: protein MDRRDFLKSSALLGCALAAGENIANAASSEEASRNPYQGFKPEGMIFSACQQCNTQCGIKVKIENGNVVKIDGNPLSPWNLTPQLPYKSSMAEAALLDAPLCPKGYAGIQTLYDPYRIVKVLKRAGKRGENKWKTIPFEQAVKEVVEGGDLFGEGKVDGLKDILTCRDPKISDALKKDAADVASKKMTLDEFKAKNADNLKYLIDPDHPDFGVKNNQFCLNWGRLKGGRSEFVRRFTEFSGGSYNYHGHTTVCQGSLYFSCKAMSDQYLEGKFTDGSKFYWQADTGNAEFIFFVGANPFEANYGPPLRASKISQITSDGVKIAVADPRCSKTAARAWKWLPVKPDGIGALAQAMIRWIIENKRYDARYLANANKAAAKADNEPTWTQACWLVKLDADGKPTVFLRGSDLGMEPQKRPTKDGKSEWSFDPFIVVNDNGEPVPFDPNDDKAVVEGQLLFAGELNSIKVKTALQIYAEGANSKSFDDWCKLAGVASADVAEIAREFTSHGKKAVCDLHRGVSQHTSGFFNVVSWMLVNVLIGNHDWMGGLSKATTFNHDGSREGKPYNLTKHPAKMPGWGISIIRHQASYEKSSLFTGYPAKRVWYPFASDIYQEVIPSAGDMYPYQLKCLLLYMGTPVYSLPAGHALAAILADPKKIPLFITSDTTVGETSIFADYVFPDLTYLERWEFVGSHPSMAPKVGAIRQPAAKPMTDTCTVYGQQMPLSFESLLLGLAEKLNLAGFGEDAFGKGLHLKHQDDMYLRMVANLAFGDKADGTEKLPGASQAEMDIFLKARAHLPPTVFDAKRWESLAGTELWPSVVTILNRGGRFQEYAQAYKDGQLTNKYGKMVGIYFDNLAKAKDSMTGKTYLPYGGFVPGPLDVAGNALPDAKDGYDMTLITYKAVTQTKSRTSGNYWLQAPYPENFVEVAAADAAKLGLKDGDLVKVLSASNPEGVWDLGPFGKKPVAGKVKVLEGLRPGVVSFSLGHGHWAYGAGVWEIDGKKIAPDLRRATGIHANAAMRLDPVLKNTGLVDKIGGSAVFYQSPVKLVKA from the coding sequence ATGGACCGCAGAGACTTTTTGAAATCCTCCGCGCTTCTGGGCTGCGCCCTGGCCGCCGGGGAAAACATCGCCAACGCCGCCTCCTCCGAAGAGGCTTCCCGGAACCCATACCAGGGCTTCAAGCCCGAAGGCATGATCTTCTCGGCCTGCCAGCAGTGCAACACCCAGTGCGGCATCAAGGTGAAGATCGAAAACGGCAACGTGGTCAAGATCGACGGCAATCCTCTCTCGCCCTGGAACCTGACCCCGCAGCTGCCCTACAAGTCCTCCATGGCCGAGGCCGCCCTTCTGGACGCCCCCCTGTGCCCCAAGGGCTACGCCGGCATCCAGACACTCTACGACCCCTACCGCATCGTGAAGGTATTGAAACGCGCCGGAAAGCGCGGCGAGAACAAATGGAAGACCATTCCATTCGAACAGGCTGTGAAGGAGGTAGTGGAAGGCGGGGACCTCTTCGGCGAGGGCAAGGTGGACGGATTGAAAGACATCCTGACCTGCCGCGACCCCAAGATCTCCGACGCCCTCAAGAAGGACGCGGCCGACGTGGCCAGCAAGAAGATGACCCTGGACGAGTTCAAGGCCAAGAACGCGGACAACCTCAAATACCTGATCGATCCCGACCATCCTGATTTCGGGGTCAAGAACAACCAGTTCTGCCTGAACTGGGGCCGCCTGAAGGGAGGGCGAAGCGAGTTCGTACGGCGCTTCACCGAGTTCTCCGGCGGCTCCTACAATTACCACGGCCACACCACGGTGTGCCAGGGCTCGCTGTACTTCTCCTGCAAGGCCATGTCCGACCAGTATCTGGAGGGGAAATTCACCGACGGCTCCAAGTTCTACTGGCAGGCGGACACTGGCAACGCGGAGTTCATCTTCTTCGTGGGCGCCAACCCCTTCGAGGCCAACTACGGCCCGCCCCTTCGCGCCAGCAAGATAAGCCAGATCACCTCGGACGGGGTCAAGATCGCGGTGGCCGATCCGCGCTGCTCCAAGACGGCGGCCCGGGCCTGGAAGTGGCTGCCCGTGAAGCCCGACGGGATAGGCGCGCTGGCCCAGGCCATGATCCGCTGGATCATCGAGAACAAGCGCTACGACGCCCGCTACCTGGCCAACGCCAACAAGGCCGCCGCCAAGGCGGACAACGAGCCCACCTGGACCCAGGCCTGCTGGCTGGTGAAGCTCGACGCGGACGGCAAGCCCACGGTGTTCCTGCGCGGCTCGGACCTGGGCATGGAACCCCAGAAGCGCCCCACCAAGGACGGCAAGTCCGAATGGAGCTTCGACCCGTTCATCGTTGTCAACGACAACGGCGAACCCGTGCCATTCGATCCCAATGACGACAAGGCCGTTGTCGAAGGACAGCTGCTCTTCGCTGGAGAGCTGAACAGCATCAAGGTGAAGACCGCGCTGCAGATCTACGCGGAAGGCGCCAATTCCAAGAGCTTCGACGACTGGTGCAAGCTGGCCGGGGTGGCCTCCGCCGACGTGGCCGAGATCGCCAGGGAGTTCACCTCCCACGGCAAGAAGGCAGTGTGCGACCTGCACAGGGGCGTGTCGCAGCATACCTCGGGCTTCTTCAATGTGGTCTCCTGGATGCTGGTGAACGTGCTCATCGGCAACCACGACTGGATGGGGGGCTTAAGCAAGGCCACCACCTTCAACCACGACGGCTCGCGCGAGGGAAAACCCTACAACCTGACCAAGCACCCGGCCAAGATGCCCGGTTGGGGCATCTCCATCATCCGCCACCAGGCCAGCTACGAGAAGTCCTCGCTTTTTACCGGCTATCCGGCCAAGCGGGTGTGGTATCCCTTCGCCTCGGACATCTACCAGGAGGTCATCCCCAGCGCCGGGGACATGTATCCCTATCAGCTCAAATGCCTTCTGCTCTACATGGGCACGCCCGTGTATTCGCTTCCGGCAGGTCACGCCCTGGCCGCCATCCTGGCGGACCCGAAAAAGATACCGCTCTTTATAACCTCGGACACCACCGTGGGCGAGACCAGCATCTTCGCGGACTACGTCTTCCCGGACCTGACCTACCTTGAGCGCTGGGAGTTCGTGGGCTCGCACCCCTCAATGGCCCCCAAGGTTGGCGCCATCCGCCAGCCAGCGGCCAAACCCATGACCGACACCTGCACCGTGTACGGCCAGCAGATGCCGCTGAGCTTCGAGTCGCTGCTTTTGGGCCTGGCCGAGAAGCTCAACTTGGCTGGATTCGGCGAGGACGCCTTCGGCAAGGGCCTGCACCTGAAGCACCAGGACGACATGTACCTGCGCATGGTGGCCAACCTGGCCTTCGGCGACAAGGCCGACGGCACCGAGAAGCTTCCCGGGGCGTCCCAGGCGGAGATGGACATCTTCCTGAAGGCCCGCGCCCACCTGCCTCCCACGGTGTTCGACGCCAAGCGCTGGGAGTCTTTGGCGGGAACGGAGCTGTGGCCAAGCGTGGTGACCATCCTGAACAGGGGAGGGCGCTTCCAGGAGTACGCCCAGGCCTACAAGGACGGACAGCTCACCAACAAGTACGGCAAGATGGTGGGCATCTACTTCGACAACCTGGCCAAGGCCAAGGACTCCATGACCGGGAAGACCTACCTGCCTTACGGTGGATTCGTCCCCGGGCCCCTGGACGTGGCCGGCAATGCGCTGCCGGACGCCAAAGACGGGTACGATATGACGCTTATCACCTACAAGGCCGTGACCCAGACCAAGTCGCGCACCTCGGGCAACTACTGGCTCCAGGCCCCGTATCCCGAGAACTTCGTGGAAGTGGCGGCAGCGGACGCTGCCAAGCTTGGCTTGAAGGACGGCGATCTGGTGAAGGTTCTCTCGGCTTCGAACCCAGAAGGCGTCTGGGACCTGGGGCCGTTCGGCAAGAAGCCGGTGGCTGGCAAGGTGAAGGTGCTTGAAGGCCTTCGCCCCGGTGTGGTCAGCTTCTCGCTTGGGCATGGCCACTGGGCCTACGGGGCAGGCGTTTGGGAGATCGACGGCAAGAAGATCGCCCCTGACCTAAGGCGCGCCACGGGCATCCATGCCAATGCGGCCATGCGCCTTGATCCGGTGCTTAAAAACACCGGGCTGGTGGACAAGATCGGCGGAAGCGCCGTGTTTTATCAATCACCAGTGAAACTTGTAAAAGCCTAG
- the nrfD gene encoding polysulfide reductase NrfD encodes MKPSVKKPLLYLSFVGLAALAFAVVDVLIHRSGGTNLGSYVPWGMGVVMYLLFVGFSAGGLLISALTQIFGMKDLKPLGGLATYAALVAEVCAGIAIASDLGRFERMFNFVFSPSLTSPMWWMFLFFSSVLFVSFMKAWAFAKLDDGIVSFWSWVSIPVGLCFYFTNGFFFSVLTGHGLWSGPVIPVLFVTAALLCGGALVCALAWWSKTDKIAVAKLSWIVLWMLVVFAFLEGLWLWIGWQGARVETVAALKNLSTGPGAWAFWGGHVLLGLILPLLLLPQAKDNPGLAAWACLFILIGFAGARWAFVVPAQSVAMLPGLDTAWQHPRLMLTYLPSMAEWSLAAGVSGLALFGFIMGPKVFPRLYGSGPQPNQAS; translated from the coding sequence GTGAAACCAAGCGTCAAAAAGCCTTTGCTCTACCTGAGTTTCGTTGGTCTGGCCGCCCTGGCGTTCGCTGTTGTGGACGTGCTCATCCACCGTTCCGGAGGAACGAACCTCGGGTCGTACGTACCCTGGGGCATGGGCGTGGTCATGTATCTTCTTTTCGTGGGCTTTTCCGCCGGAGGACTTCTCATCTCGGCTTTGACCCAGATTTTCGGCATGAAGGACTTAAAGCCTCTTGGTGGGCTGGCTACGTATGCGGCCTTAGTCGCCGAAGTGTGCGCGGGTATCGCCATCGCCTCGGACCTGGGCAGGTTCGAACGGATGTTCAACTTCGTGTTCTCACCAAGCCTTACTTCACCCATGTGGTGGATGTTCCTGTTTTTTTCTTCGGTGCTGTTCGTTTCCTTCATGAAGGCCTGGGCCTTCGCGAAGCTTGATGACGGCATCGTCTCCTTCTGGAGCTGGGTATCCATCCCTGTTGGGTTGTGCTTCTACTTCACCAACGGCTTCTTCTTTTCGGTACTTACCGGGCACGGGCTGTGGAGCGGACCGGTAATTCCTGTGCTGTTCGTCACGGCGGCGTTGCTTTGCGGCGGTGCCCTTGTGTGCGCCCTGGCCTGGTGGAGCAAGACGGATAAGATTGCTGTGGCCAAGCTGTCCTGGATAGTACTCTGGATGTTGGTGGTGTTCGCATTTCTGGAAGGACTCTGGCTGTGGATCGGTTGGCAGGGCGCTCGAGTTGAAACCGTGGCGGCTCTCAAGAATCTCTCCACCGGACCTGGCGCATGGGCCTTCTGGGGGGGACACGTATTGCTAGGGCTTATCCTCCCCCTGCTTCTTTTGCCACAGGCCAAGGACAATCCAGGCCTGGCCGCGTGGGCCTGCCTGTTCATTCTTATTGGCTTCGCCGGAGCGCGCTGGGCGTTCGTCGTCCCTGCCCAGAGCGTGGCCATGCTTCCCGGGCTCGATACGGCCTGGCAGCATCCGCGCCTCATGCTCACCTATCTGCCGAGCATGGCTGAATGGAGCTTGGCCGCGGGCGTGAGCGGGTTGGCGCTGTTCGGGTTCATCATGGGGCCGAAGGTCTTTCCCCGTCTCTACGGTTCAGGACCTCAACCAAACCAGGCCAGCTGA
- a CDS encoding 4Fe-4S dicluster domain-containing protein, translating to MSGSVPTEDPLVRMYRDLKRAMAKDISQVKWAMVIDQAKCIGCHACAVACASENRLGPGVVYRPVMEQETGTYPNVGRRFLPRPCMQCENPPCVSVCPVTATYKNAQGVTVVDYNRCIGCRYCLTACPYGARCSDFGGFYTSKTAEEPGLVQGRYTARAYEQQNAPEYAKSWGQRGKGSPVGNARKCHFCLHRLEVGQLPSCVTSCVGRATYFGDRTDPGSLVSELMGSARAYTLKAELGTKPNVHYLA from the coding sequence ATGAGTGGGAGTGTGCCGACAGAAGACCCCTTGGTCAGGATGTACCGCGATCTGAAGCGGGCCATGGCCAAGGACATATCACAGGTGAAATGGGCCATGGTCATCGACCAGGCCAAGTGCATAGGCTGCCATGCCTGCGCGGTGGCCTGCGCCTCGGAGAACCGGCTCGGGCCAGGCGTGGTGTACCGCCCGGTGATGGAACAGGAAACCGGGACATACCCCAACGTGGGCCGGCGCTTTCTTCCCCGCCCCTGCATGCAGTGCGAGAATCCGCCCTGCGTTTCGGTGTGCCCGGTAACGGCCACCTACAAGAACGCGCAAGGGGTCACCGTCGTCGACTACAACCGCTGCATCGGCTGCCGGTACTGCCTGACCGCCTGCCCCTACGGTGCCCGCTGTTCGGACTTCGGAGGCTTCTATACATCCAAGACGGCTGAAGAGCCGGGACTCGTGCAAGGCCGTTACACCGCACGGGCCTACGAGCAGCAGAACGCCCCCGAGTACGCCAAATCCTGGGGCCAGCGCGGCAAGGGCTCGCCCGTGGGCAACGCCCGCAAGTGCCACTTCTGCCTGCACAGGCTCGAGGTCGGACAATTGCCCTCGTGCGTCACCAGCTGCGTGGGCAGGGCCACGTATTTCGGCGACCGTACAGATCCGGGCTCCCTGGTCAGCGAGCTCATGGGCTCGGCCCGCGCCTACACGCTCAAAGCGGAACTGGGCACCAAACCCAACGTCCACTACCTGGCATAG
- a CDS encoding winged helix-turn-helix transcriptional regulator, which translates to MKTVCQLFKALTDETRLRIVNLLSQGELCVCDLTHALKMPQSTVSRHLAHLKNAGIVIDRRCKTWAYYRITDDALPFTRDILSCLARHVAQCDQARADIDALGDYRCCSERNCDQPPKRGGGP; encoded by the coding sequence ATGAAAACCGTGTGTCAGCTCTTCAAGGCGCTGACTGATGAAACCCGCCTGCGCATAGTAAACCTCCTGAGCCAGGGCGAACTGTGCGTCTGCGACCTGACGCACGCCCTGAAAATGCCTCAGTCAACTGTGTCCCGCCACCTGGCACACTTGAAGAACGCGGGCATAGTCATTGATCGACGCTGCAAGACATGGGCGTATTACCGGATTACAGATGATGCACTGCCGTTTACCCGAGACATCTTATCGTGCCTTGCCAGGCATGTGGCTCAATGTGATCAGGCACGCGCGGATATTGACGCCCTGGGTGATTATCGCTGCTGCTCGGAAAGGAACTGTGATCAACCACCAAAACGAGGGGGGGGGCCATGA
- a CDS encoding radical SAM protein, whose amino-acid sequence MALSSAWNILQLDVSTHCTLRCPTCPHTAFADHWRSEHVSWAVVEKLLPHARRFSLVHLQGWGEPLLHPDLPAIVRAFTQAGAPCGLTTNGVHLSPELGRGLLDAGLNALTVSLSGATPATQAMLRPPSRLEDILAGIGRFKEMAGSSCQVRLSFLRQPENQHELSEAVRLAKRTGLDGVLCVNPTFQAVPEHAGRLVQPGKAARKASRRARWAAFFNRQELSIVHVVPERLPSCLNRPQENMTVAVDGGVSPCVFLQLPLKSRPEGFNGPLVSFGNVLEKDLDEIWNEPGYRAFREPFSLREAACDQLIGEYMECMEQEGALKDFQASMERMELELPLPAECSGCLKASGL is encoded by the coding sequence ATGGCCCTTTCGTCTGCCTGGAACATCCTGCAGCTTGACGTGAGCACGCACTGCACGCTCCGCTGCCCAACGTGTCCGCACACGGCGTTTGCCGACCACTGGCGAAGCGAGCACGTGTCCTGGGCGGTGGTGGAGAAACTGTTGCCCCACGCCAGGCGATTCAGCCTCGTCCACCTGCAGGGGTGGGGAGAGCCTCTCCTGCACCCGGATCTGCCCGCCATAGTCCGCGCCTTCACCCAGGCCGGAGCGCCCTGCGGCCTGACCACCAACGGCGTGCACCTGTCCCCGGAGCTTGGGCGAGGTCTTCTGGATGCGGGATTGAACGCGCTCACGGTCTCCTTGAGCGGTGCCACCCCGGCCACCCAGGCCATGTTGCGGCCTCCATCCCGGCTTGAAGACATCCTGGCTGGCATTGGCCGCTTCAAGGAAATGGCTGGGAGTTCCTGCCAGGTGCGCCTTTCCTTTTTGCGCCAGCCCGAAAACCAGCATGAGCTGTCCGAAGCGGTGCGTTTGGCCAAGCGGACGGGTCTGGACGGTGTCCTGTGTGTGAACCCCACCTTTCAGGCAGTCCCGGAGCATGCCGGGCGTCTGGTGCAACCTGGCAAAGCCGCCAGAAAGGCCTCCCGCAGGGCACGTTGGGCAGCTTTCTTCAACCGCCAGGAACTGAGCATCGTCCATGTAGTGCCGGAACGGTTGCCCAGCTGCCTGAACCGTCCCCAGGAGAACATGACCGTGGCCGTGGACGGGGGAGTAAGCCCCTGCGTGTTCCTGCAACTGCCCTTGAAATCCCGTCCCGAGGGTTTCAACGGCCCGCTGGTATCGTTCGGCAACGTGTTGGAGAAGGACCTGGACGAGATATGGAACGAACCGGGCTACCGGGCTTTTCGCGAGCCGTTCAGTCTGCGTGAGGCCGCCTGCGACCAACTGATCGGCGAATACATGGAGTGCATGGAACAGGAAGGCGCGCTCAAGGATTTCCAGGCATCCATGGAGCGCATGGAACTGGAACTTCCTTTGCCCGCTGAGTGCTCCGGCTGCCTCAAGGCATCGGGATTGTAG